The Euphorbia lathyris chromosome 2, ddEupLath1.1, whole genome shotgun sequence genome includes a window with the following:
- the LOC136217781 gene encoding protein argonaute 7: MMEEETTQEDSNANTKCTSKTSTLSRGRGSRGRGRSNPHHNHKHHFQYQYQYQHHLFQYSYPSYYPALLPLPLPLLPLPPPLPFQLPFPHNHHAFTSKTHFHKSSFKLNNTSPSPTSSDTHGLTVSSAAEELQRKKIPPLKGNDGRRTIGSTTQALVVSRRPDSGGVEGSVITLLANHYLVQFNSKQQIFHYNVEISPNPSKEVARMIKQKLVIDNSAVLSGALPAYDGRKNLYSHVEFQNDRLEFYISLPIPTTKPSLPFGEAKEFQDKDQRLKLFRINIKLVSKLDGKELSKYLSKEGDDWIPLPQAYLHALDVVLRENPVEKCIPVARSFYSNSMGGSKEIGGGAMGLRGFFQSLRPTQQGLALNVDFSVTAFHESIGVIPYLQKRLEFLRDLPLNKTRSLVGEERKEVEKALKNIRIFVCHRETVQRYRVYGLTEQPTETLWFADRDGKNLRLLSYFKDHYNYDIKFRNLPCLQISRSKPCYLPMELCMICEGQKFLGKLSDDQTARILKMGCQRPKERKAIIDEVMRGPNGPTSGNQGNEFELHVSREMTKLKGRILQPPKLRLGHGGLVRDLIPSRHDRQWNFMDSHVFEGSRIERWALMSFGGTLDQKSNIPKFINQLCQRCDQLGIYLNKNTIISPQYEPTQVLNNVSLLESKLKKIHKAASNNLQLLICVMEKRHKGYADLKRIAETSVGVVTQCCLFPNLSKLSSQFLANLALKINAKVGGCTVALYNSLPSQIPRLLHSDDPVIFMGADVTHPHPLDDFSPSVAAVVGSMNWPAANKYASRMRSQTHRQEIIQDLGAMVKELLDDFHRETTKLPKRIIFFRDGVSETQFYKVLKEELQAIREACSTIPDYKPLITFAVVQKRHHTRLFPRESTDVNQFNDENIPPGTVVDTVITHPKEFDFYLCSHWGMKGTSRPTHYHILWDENQFTSDELQKLVYNLCYTFVRCTKPVSLVPPAYYAHLAAYRGRLYLERSESVASARNGAAISRAGPPKATPLPKLSENVKNLMFYC, translated from the exons ATGATGGAAGAAGAGACAACACAAGAAGATTCCAATGCTAATACCAAATGCACCTCCAAGACCTCAACTTTATCCAGAGGCAGAGGCAGCAGAGGCAGAGGAAGGTCTAATCCTCATCATAACCATAAGCACCACTTTCAGTATCAATATCAGTATCAGCATCATCTCTTTCAATACTCTTACCCCTCTTATTACCctgctcttcttcctcttcctcttcctcttcttcctcttcctcctccatTACCTTTTCAACTTCCTTTCCCTCATAACCACCATGCCTTTACTTCTAAAACCCACTTCCACAAATCTTCTTTTAAGCTCAATAACACTTCTCCTTCTCCTACCTCCTCTGATACCCATGGTCTCACCGTTTCATCAG CTGCAGAGGAGCTGCAAAGAAAAAAGATTCCACCTTTGAAAGGAAATGATGGAAGGAGGACTATAGGTTCCACCACTCAAGCACTAGTTGTTTCTAGAAGACCAGATTCTGGTGGTGTAGAAGGATCAGTTATTACTCTCCTTGCTAATCATTATCTTGTCCAATTCAATTCTAAGCAACAGATTTTCCATTACAATGTGGAAATTTCCCCCAATCCTTCCAAGGAAGTTGCAAGGATGATTAAACAAAAATTGGTAATTGATAATTCAGCTGTGTTGTCTGGTGCTCTTCCAGCCTATGATGGAAGAAAGAATCTTTACAGCCATGTTGAATTCCAGAATGATAGGCTTGAATTCTATATTAGTCTTCCAATACCAACTACCAAACCCTCGTTGCCTTTTGGAGAAGCAAAAGAATTTCAGGACAAGGATCAAAGGCTCAAACTGTTTCGAATTAACATAAAGCTTGTATCGAAGTTAGATGGGAaggagttgagcaagtacttgagCAAGGAAGGTGATGATTGGATTCCACTTCCTCAGGCTTATCTTCATGCCTTGGATGTTGTTTTGAGAGAGAACCCTGTGGAGAAATGCATACCTGTTGCGAGATCATTCTATTCGAATTCAATGGGAGGTTCTAAGGAAATTGGAGGAGGAGCTATGGGGTTGAGAGGTTTTTTCCAGAGTCTAAGACCAACTCAACAAGGACTTGCTCTTAATGTTGATTTCTCTGTGACTGCTTTCCATGAAAGTATTGGAGTGATTCCTTACCTTCAAAAGCGCCTCGAGTTTCTTAGAGACCTTCCTTTGAACAAAACAAGGAGTTTAGTTGGTGAAGAAAGGAAGGAAGTGGAGAAGGCTTTGAAGAATATCAGGATCTTTGTTTGCCATAGAGAAACTGTTCAGAGATACCGCGTTTACGGCTTAACTGAACAACCTACTGAAACTCTTTGGTTTGCTGATAGGGATGGGAAGAACCTGAGGCTGCTTAGTTACTTCAAGGATCACTACaattatgatataaaatttAGAAACTTGCCTTGCTTGCAGATTAGTAGAAGTAAGCCATGTTATCTCCCAATGGAGCTTTGTATGATTTGTGAAGGCCAGAAGTTTCTTGGAAAGCTTTCAGATGATCAGACAGCAAGGATACTTAAGATGGGCTGCCAAAGGCCAAAAGAAAGAAAGGCTATTATAGATGAAGTGATGCGAGGACCGAATGGACCGACAAG TGGAAACCAGGGAAACGAATTTGAACTCCATGTTTCGAGAGAAATGACAAAATTAAAGGGGAGAATCCTACAACCTCCAAAACTGAGACTTGGTCATGGTGGTCTTGTAAGAGATCTTATTCCTTCTCGGCATGACCGGCAATGGAACTTTATGGATAGTCATGTCTTTGAAGGAAGTAGGATAGAAAGGTGGGCATTGATGAGTTTTGGAGGCACCCTTGATCAGAAGTCTAACATTCCTAAGTTCATAAATCAGTTATGTCAAAGATGTGACCAACTTGGTATCTATCTTAACAAAAACACTATAATTAGTCCTCAATATGAGCCAACTCAAGTGCTTAACAATGTCTCCCTTCTCGAGTCAAAACTCAAGAAAATCCATAAAGCTGCCTCAAACAACCTCCAGCTGCTCATATGTGTAATGGAGAAGAGACATAAAGGGTATGCGGATTTAAAGCGAATAGCAGAAACAAGTGTTGGTGTTGTAACACAATGCTGCTTGTTTCCAAATCTTAGCAAGTTGAGCTCACAATTTCTAGCCAATTTAGCACTCAAGATCAATGCCAAAGTTGGAGGATGCACCGTTGCTTTATACAACTCGTTGCCCTCTCAGATTCCGCGCCTTCTTCACTCCGATGACCCTGTGATCTTTATGGGAGCTGATGTAACTCATCCTCATCCATTGGATGACTTTAGTCCATCTGTTGCTGCTGTTGTTGGTAGCATGAATTGGCCAGCAGCAAACAAGTATGCATCCCGAATGAGGTCTCAAACTCATAGACAAGAAATCATCCAGGATCTTGGCGCAATGGTGAAGGAATTGCTCGATGACTTTCACCGCGAAACAACCAAACTTCCCAAGAGGATAATATTCTTTCGAGATGGAGTAAGCGAAACACAGTTCTATAAGGTGCTTAAAGAGGAGTTGCAAGCAATTAGAGAAGCTTGTTCTACAATTCCTGATTACAAACCTCTCATAACTTTTGCAGTAGTTCAAAAAAGGCATCACACACGGCTATTTCCTCGCGAAAGTACCGATGTAAACCAGTTTAACGACGAAAACATACCTCCAGGAACTGTTGTGGATACTGTGATTACTCATCCAAAGGAATTTGATTTCTATCTGTGCAGCCACTGGGGGATGAAAGGAACAAGTAGACCAACACATTACCATATATTGTGGGATGAAAACCAATTCACTTCTGATGAGTTGCAGAAATTGGTATACAATCTGTGCTACACCTTTGTAAGGTGCACAAAGCCAGTATCTTTGGTACCGCCTGCTTACTATGCTCACTTGGCTGCATACAGAGGCAGGCTTTACCTTGAGCGGTCTGAATCCGTGGCTTCTGCCAGAAATGGTGCTGCAATCTCAAGAGCCGGCCCGCCGAAGGCTACACCTCTACCTAAACTGAGTGAGAATGTAAAGAATCTCATGTTTTACTGCTGA